One genomic window of Solanum dulcamara chromosome 10, daSolDulc1.2, whole genome shotgun sequence includes the following:
- the LOC129870452 gene encoding protein TIC 20-v, chloroplastic has product MAITNLLSTTITLKHSPFLLLKPARKLRNPKRPTIRAQSKNEDSADGPDRLISAITYFYPFFDGIQYGKYVITQFAPIQTLIQPLVPAIRVFKSFPLNGLLVFFTLYFIVVRNPNFSRYVRFNTMQAIVLDVLLIFPDLLERSFNPRDGFGLDLMMSFDSTVFLFLLVSLVYGSSSCLLGQLPRLPIVAEAADRQVL; this is encoded by the coding sequence ATGGCCATCACCAATCTTTTATCCACCACTATTACCCTCAAACACTCGCCATTTCTTCTACTGAAACCCGCAAGAAAACTCAGAAACCCCAAAAGGCCAACAATTCGAGCTCAGTCTAAGAACGAAGACTCTGCAGATGGACCAGATCGTTTAATCTCCGCCATAACTTACTTCTACCCTTTCTTTGATGGGATTCAATATGGAAAATATGTAATCACACAGTTTGCACCAATACAAACACTTATTCAACCTTTAGTACCAGCTATAAGGGTTTTCAAAAGCTTTCCACTTAATGGGTTATTGGTTTTCTTTACTCTTTACTTTATTGTTGTTAGAAATCCTAATTTTAGTAGATATGTCAGGTTCAACACTATGCAAGCTATTGTTCTTGATGTGCTTCTCATTTTTCCTGATTTGTTGGAGCGGAGTTTCAATCCAAGAGATGGGTTTGGATTGGATTTGATGATGAGCTTTGATAGCACTgtgtttttgtttcttttggtGTCATTAGTTTATGGTTCTTCTTCTTGCTTGTTGGGTCAGCTACCTAGATTGCCCATTGTTGCTGAAGCTGCTGATAGGCAAGTGCTATGA